Proteins from a single region of Ensifer adhaerens:
- a CDS encoding HAD family hydrolase: MTESKAIAGILFDKDGTLLDYAKSWVPVNYELARIAAKGDETLARTLLAAGGMDADTGHVLPDSLLAAGNTVEIATGFVGAGAPFTVEDLTTLFDSLFARSAEYAVPVTDLGTFFAGLHAKGYRLGVASSDNEKSIRETAKRFGFDGYLHYVAGYDSGYGVKPEPGMVLGFCAATGLEPQQVVVVGDNNHDMHMGRSAGVGMTVAVLTGTGSRQSLAAASDHCLADITELEAVL; encoded by the coding sequence ATGACCGAATCCAAAGCCATCGCCGGCATCCTCTTCGACAAGGATGGAACCCTGCTCGACTACGCAAAGAGCTGGGTGCCGGTGAACTATGAGCTGGCACGGATTGCGGCCAAGGGTGACGAGACGCTGGCCCGCACGCTGCTTGCGGCCGGCGGCATGGATGCCGATACCGGCCATGTCCTGCCCGACAGCCTGCTTGCAGCCGGCAACACGGTCGAGATCGCGACCGGCTTCGTGGGCGCCGGCGCACCCTTCACGGTGGAGGATCTCACCACCCTGTTCGACAGCCTGTTTGCACGCTCGGCGGAGTATGCGGTCCCGGTCACCGATCTCGGCACGTTCTTTGCCGGCCTCCACGCCAAGGGCTATCGCCTTGGCGTTGCCTCCAGCGACAACGAGAAGTCGATCCGTGAGACCGCCAAGCGCTTCGGTTTTGATGGTTACCTGCATTATGTGGCCGGCTATGACAGCGGCTACGGCGTCAAGCCGGAGCCGGGCATGGTGCTTGGCTTCTGTGCTGCAACGGGCCTTGAGCCGCAACAGGTCGTTGTCGTCGGGGACAACAATCACGACATGCACATGGGCCGCAGTGCCGGCGTCGGCATGACGGTCGCGGTGCTGACGGGGACCGGTTCGCGCCAGTCGCTCGCTGCAGCCTCGGATCATTGCCTCGCCGACATCACCGAACTTGAGGCCGTCCTCTAG
- a CDS encoding 3'(2'),5'-bisphosphate nucleotidase CysQ, producing MSDTAPSGVDWKPDLELIRAAAVVAGETALGYFRKAPDVRWKNEGRSPVSEADLAANDVLKTRLLAARPHYGWLSEETDDDSSRLTRETVFVVDPIDGTRAFIAGKQLWCVSVAVVHRGLPVAGVLYAPALDELFEAVAGGNALKNGTAISVREAKAGETLHLAAAEDTVGKLPAVYRNSVTRVPHVPSLAYRLAMVADGRIDGTLVKKNSHDWDLAAADLILARTGGALVDLDGQPLSYNRSTVVHGVLCAAAKPLLPGLIAASRSMEPH from the coding sequence ATGTCTGACACAGCACCATCGGGCGTGGATTGGAAGCCGGATCTCGAGTTGATCCGCGCCGCTGCGGTCGTCGCCGGAGAAACGGCACTCGGTTATTTTCGCAAGGCGCCGGATGTCCGCTGGAAGAATGAGGGCCGCTCGCCGGTCAGCGAAGCGGACTTGGCGGCGAACGACGTCCTGAAGACGCGGTTGCTCGCGGCGAGGCCCCATTATGGCTGGCTGTCGGAAGAGACTGACGATGACTCCAGCCGCCTGACCCGCGAAACGGTCTTCGTTGTCGATCCGATCGACGGCACGCGCGCCTTCATCGCCGGCAAGCAGCTCTGGTGCGTCAGTGTTGCGGTCGTCCACCGAGGGCTGCCCGTCGCCGGCGTCCTCTATGCGCCGGCGCTTGACGAACTCTTCGAGGCGGTCGCTGGCGGCAACGCGCTGAAGAATGGCACCGCGATCTCGGTGCGCGAGGCAAAGGCTGGGGAAACGCTGCATCTGGCTGCTGCCGAAGATACGGTCGGCAAGCTTCCGGCCGTCTATCGCAACAGCGTCACGCGCGTACCGCATGTACCGTCGCTTGCCTATCGGCTGGCCATGGTTGCCGACGGGCGGATCGACGGTACGCTGGTGAAGAAGAATTCCCATGATTGGGATCTGGCCGCGGCCGATCTCATTCTCGCCCGGACCGGTGGTGCGCTTGTCGATCTCGACGGGCAACCCTTGTCCTACAATCGTTCCACCGTCGTTCACGGCGTTCTCTGCGCAGCGGCAAAGCCGCTCTTGCCAGGCTTGATCGCCGCATCGCGGTCGATGGAGCCCCATTGA
- the mutL gene encoding DNA mismatch repair endonuclease MutL, which produces MAIKQLSETLINQIAAGEVIERPASAAKELIENALDAGATRIEIATAGGGKTLLRVTDNGSGMTPNDLELAVRRHCTSKLDHSLFDIRTLGFRGEALPSIGSVARLSITTRTAGASEGAVITVTGGKTDPVRPSPANTGTVVEVRDLFFATPARLKFMKSEKAEAAAISEIVRRMAIAFPAVRFVLSGSDRSTLEFPATGDDRLARMAQVLGKDFRDNAIEIDATREDVGLTGFAGVPTYNRGNSLQQYVFVNGRPVQDKLLLSAIRAAYSETIPSGRYPVAVLSITLDPALVDVNVHPAKSDVRFRDPGLIRGLIIGAIREALTRDGDRAATTGARGMMQAFRSGSYRPQPWTPETSPSRPTQFDAMLRGLAEAPQASFTAFSTPSARTAAPIEREIPVSHQDAPAPASFPLGAVRAQLHENYIVAQTNDGLVIVDQHAAHERLVFEAMRTALHSRPVAAQALLIPEIVDLAEDDCDRLMAHVAEFARLGLAIERFGPGAIAVRETPAMLGEMDAVGLVRQLADELAEWDTANGLTSRLEYLAATMACHGSVRSGRRMRTEEMNALLRQMEATPGSGQCNHGRPTYIELKLSDIERLFGRS; this is translated from the coding sequence ATGGCCATCAAGCAGCTTTCAGAAACCCTCATCAATCAGATCGCCGCCGGCGAAGTCATCGAACGCCCCGCCAGCGCCGCCAAGGAGCTGATCGAGAACGCGCTCGACGCCGGTGCCACGCGCATCGAAATCGCAACCGCCGGCGGCGGCAAGACGCTTCTGCGCGTGACCGACAATGGCTCGGGCATGACGCCCAACGATCTCGAACTGGCAGTGCGCCGGCACTGCACGTCGAAGCTCGACCACAGCCTGTTCGACATCCGCACGCTCGGCTTCCGTGGTGAGGCGCTGCCTTCGATCGGCTCGGTCGCTCGCCTCTCGATCACCACGCGCACGGCCGGCGCCAGCGAAGGCGCCGTCATCACCGTCACCGGCGGCAAGACCGATCCGGTTCGCCCGTCGCCCGCCAACACCGGCACGGTCGTCGAGGTTCGCGACCTCTTCTTCGCGACGCCGGCGCGGTTGAAGTTCATGAAGTCCGAGAAGGCGGAAGCAGCCGCGATCTCCGAGATCGTGCGCCGCATGGCGATCGCCTTCCCGGCCGTCCGCTTCGTGCTGTCCGGCAGCGACCGCTCGACGCTCGAATTCCCGGCGACCGGCGACGATCGCCTGGCACGCATGGCCCAGGTGCTCGGCAAGGATTTCCGCGACAACGCCATCGAAATCGATGCGACACGCGAAGATGTCGGGCTCACCGGCTTTGCCGGCGTGCCGACCTACAATCGCGGCAACTCGCTGCAGCAATATGTCTTCGTCAACGGCCGCCCGGTCCAGGACAAGCTGTTGCTGTCGGCGATCCGCGCAGCCTATTCCGAGACGATCCCGAGCGGCCGCTATCCCGTCGCGGTGTTGTCGATCACGCTCGACCCGGCGCTGGTCGACGTCAACGTGCACCCGGCGAAGTCCGATGTGCGCTTCCGCGACCCGGGCCTCATCCGAGGTCTCATCATCGGCGCGATCCGCGAGGCATTGACGCGCGACGGCGACCGCGCGGCAACCACCGGGGCGCGCGGCATGATGCAAGCCTTCCGCTCCGGATCCTACCGCCCGCAGCCCTGGACTCCCGAAACATCCCCTTCTCGGCCGACACAGTTCGACGCCATGCTGCGCGGCCTTGCGGAAGCGCCGCAGGCAAGCTTCACCGCCTTTTCGACGCCATCGGCACGCACGGCGGCCCCGATCGAGCGTGAGATACCGGTATCGCACCAGGATGCGCCGGCGCCAGCATCCTTCCCGCTCGGCGCGGTGCGCGCGCAGCTCCATGAGAACTATATCGTCGCCCAGACCAATGACGGCCTCGTCATCGTCGACCAGCATGCCGCCCATGAGCGGCTGGTGTTCGAGGCGATGCGCACGGCGCTGCATTCGCGGCCCGTCGCGGCGCAGGCTCTCCTGATCCCGGAAATCGTCGATCTGGCCGAAGACGACTGCGACCGGTTGATGGCGCACGTGGCGGAGTTCGCCCGCCTCGGCCTTGCCATCGAGCGCTTCGGCCCGGGCGCGATCGCCGTGCGCGAGACGCCCGCCATGCTCGGCGAAATGGACGCCGTCGGCCTGGTGCGCCAGCTTGCCGACGAGCTTGCCGAATGGGACACTGCCAACGGCCTCACAAGCCGGCTGGAGTATCTTGCAGCGACGATGGCCTGCCATGGATCGGTGCGCTCCGGCCGACGCATGCGTACCGAGGAAATGAACGCTTTGCTGCGGCAGATGGAGGCGACGCCCGGTTCCGGCCAATGCAACCATGGGCGGCCGACCTATATCGAGCTCAAGCTTTCCGATATTGAACGGCTGTTCGGACGAAGCTGA
- a CDS encoding putative bifunctional diguanylate cyclase/phosphodiesterase, translating into MPAMTGNIDLLTGLGNSRCLRQTVLELARERASDPAPFTIGLANIDGFKPINDLFGPAAGDEILCQVAYRLKACAPEGATITRSESDEFAFVLPLVFERKGAEKVGQMLKEVLSAPFDLGDRHVRLSASFGFAVYPFAGEVFEDLLKSADTALYRSKRRGRGQITVYSQEIAQEMKRATQLEQALRNAIIANEVDVHFQPIVDLRNDAVVGFEALARWCDADLGYVSPAVFVPLAEERGFIEQLAEVLLRKAAHAALSWPKELFLSFNLSSAQLMDPATSHRLLSIIHQIGLDPRRLELEITETAVMADADIAQKIVAELRAAGVRVSLDDFGTGQSSLGRLRDFSFDKVKIDRAFVSRISADRASEHIIKAIVSMCEGLELEVVAEGIEDFSEALKLKALGCGLGQGYFYGKPADAVATMRYLSDRYSGVSAQA; encoded by the coding sequence ATGCCCGCCATGACCGGCAACATTGATCTGTTGACGGGGCTCGGCAATTCGCGCTGCCTGCGCCAGACTGTGCTTGAACTCGCCAGGGAGCGCGCCAGCGACCCCGCGCCCTTCACCATCGGCCTTGCCAATATCGACGGCTTCAAGCCGATCAATGACCTGTTCGGGCCGGCGGCCGGTGACGAGATTCTCTGCCAGGTGGCCTACCGCCTGAAAGCCTGCGCGCCCGAGGGGGCGACGATCACCCGTTCGGAAAGTGACGAATTTGCCTTTGTCCTGCCGCTCGTCTTCGAGCGCAAGGGTGCAGAGAAGGTCGGGCAGATGTTGAAGGAGGTGCTGTCGGCGCCCTTCGATCTCGGCGACCGCCATGTGCGACTGTCCGCGTCCTTCGGGTTTGCTGTCTACCCCTTTGCCGGCGAGGTGTTCGAGGATCTGCTGAAGAGCGCCGATACGGCGCTGTATCGCTCGAAGCGTCGCGGCCGCGGCCAGATCACCGTCTATTCGCAGGAAATCGCCCAGGAGATGAAGCGCGCGACGCAGCTCGAGCAGGCGCTGCGCAATGCCATCATCGCCAACGAAGTCGATGTGCATTTCCAGCCGATCGTCGATCTGCGCAATGATGCAGTCGTCGGTTTCGAAGCCCTGGCGCGCTGGTGCGATGCCGATCTCGGCTATGTTTCGCCGGCTGTTTTCGTGCCGCTGGCCGAGGAGCGTGGCTTTATCGAGCAGCTGGCCGAAGTGCTGTTGCGCAAGGCGGCGCATGCGGCGCTCTCCTGGCCGAAAGAGCTCTTCCTGTCCTTCAACCTTTCCTCGGCGCAACTGATGGATCCGGCGACCAGCCATCGGTTGCTGTCGATCATTCATCAGATTGGTCTCGATCCCAGGCGCTTGGAACTGGAGATCACTGAGACGGCTGTCATGGCCGATGCCGATATCGCCCAGAAGATCGTTGCGGAACTGCGTGCCGCTGGCGTGCGCGTTTCGCTCGACGACTTCGGCACCGGACAGTCGAGCCTGGGGCGCCTGCGCGATTTTTCCTTCGACAAGGTCAAGATCGATCGCGCCTTCGTCTCGCGCATTTCCGCCGATCGTGCTTCCGAGCATATCATCAAGGCGATCGTTTCGATGTGTGAGGGCCTCGAACTGGAGGTCGTCGCCGAGGGTATCGAGGACTTTTCCGAGGCCCTGAAACTCAAGGCGCTCGGTTGCGGCCTCGGGCAGGGCTATTTCTATGGAAAGCCGGCCGATGCCGTGGCAACGATGCGATATCTTTCCGACCGCTATAGCGGCGTTTCGGCCCAGGCCTGA
- a CDS encoding DUF2093 domain-containing protein, producing MMNRFEGSTSREAKIRYLDGDFQIILAGSHVICAMTGKTIPVDELRYWSVARQEPYVDAEASLEAEKRAGALPNQRR from the coding sequence ATGATGAACCGGTTTGAAGGAAGCACGTCGCGCGAGGCGAAGATCCGTTATCTCGACGGCGACTTTCAGATCATTCTCGCCGGCTCGCATGTGATCTGCGCGATGACCGGCAAGACCATTCCCGTCGACGAGCTGCGTTACTGGAGCGTCGCCCGGCAGGAGCCGTATGTCGACGCGGAAGCGTCGCTCGAGGCGGAGAAGCGCGCCGGCGCCCTGCCGAACCAGCGCCGCTAA
- a CDS encoding DUF4170 domain-containing protein, translated as MAHESEKKQRLHLVFGGELTTLTDVHFRDLDKLDIVGIYPDYESALVAWKSKAQMTVDNAHMRYFIVHMHRLLDPENG; from the coding sequence ATGGCTCACGAATCCGAGAAGAAACAACGTCTGCACCTCGTCTTTGGCGGCGAACTCACCACGCTGACGGACGTCCACTTCCGTGACTTGGACAAGCTCGATATCGTCGGCATCTACCCGGACTACGAAAGCGCTCTTGTTGCCTGGAAATCCAAGGCGCAGATGACCGTCGACAACGCGCACATGCGTTACTTCATCGTCCACATGCATCGTCTGCTCGACCCGGAAAACGGCTGA
- a CDS encoding LysR substrate-binding domain-containing protein translates to MENLRRLLPSAANLIVFEAAGRHQNFTRAANELGMTQAAVSYAIRGLEEQLGVPLFHRVHRAVELTEAGEKFHADVSVGLSRIQKSAEDIRAKGRETNVTLAASTAFASMWMLPRLNRMREDLPEIDLRIQTSVRDLDLEEEPIPLGIRGGDPGHWPRYHAAQLAEEVVNAVATPAYIEEHGLPKSAADLQRHNLIHLEEPVRRACDWTEWFASAGLTYPKQARRLTINDYVLVIQAVLAGEGVALGWEHLINPQIRSGALVPVTGHVLKTGLAFYVVWPRSRELNAQAKRVRDWLLEEGRRDRVALPATGE, encoded by the coding sequence ATGGAAAACCTGCGCCGCCTGCTTCCCTCCGCCGCAAACCTCATCGTCTTCGAGGCCGCCGGCCGCCACCAGAACTTCACCCGTGCCGCAAACGAGCTCGGCATGACCCAGGCGGCAGTCTCCTACGCCATCCGTGGCCTGGAAGAGCAGCTGGGCGTGCCGCTGTTCCATCGCGTGCATCGGGCTGTGGAACTGACGGAGGCAGGCGAGAAATTTCATGCCGATGTGTCGGTCGGTCTGTCGCGCATCCAGAAGTCGGCCGAGGACATTCGCGCCAAGGGTCGCGAGACCAATGTGACGCTTGCAGCGTCTACCGCTTTTGCCTCGATGTGGATGCTGCCGCGCCTCAACCGTATGCGCGAGGATCTGCCGGAGATCGACCTTCGCATCCAGACCAGCGTGCGCGATCTCGATCTCGAGGAGGAACCGATCCCGCTCGGCATCCGCGGTGGAGACCCCGGGCACTGGCCACGCTATCATGCCGCCCAACTCGCCGAGGAAGTCGTCAACGCCGTCGCGACGCCGGCCTATATCGAAGAGCACGGGCTGCCGAAGAGCGCGGCCGACCTGCAGCGGCACAATCTCATCCATCTCGAAGAGCCGGTGCGGCGAGCCTGCGACTGGACCGAATGGTTTGCGAGCGCCGGCCTCACCTACCCCAAGCAGGCACGCCGCCTGACGATCAACGATTATGTTCTGGTCATTCAGGCGGTGCTCGCGGGAGAAGGCGTGGCGCTCGGCTGGGAACACCTGATCAACCCGCAGATCCGCTCCGGCGCCCTGGTTCCGGTCACCGGACACGTGCTCAAGACCGGTCTTGCCTTTTATGTCGTCTGGCCGCGGTCACGCGAACTCAACGCCCAGGCAAAACGGGTCCGCGACTGGCTGCTGGAAGAAGGGCGGCGGGACCGCGTGGCGCTACCGGCCACCGGCGAATAG
- a CDS encoding response regulator — translation MSDGASNGADINRIILESSCDALGIAVLVCSRDDTILFASRTMLQFFPVPSEILMPGTRLRDFLGAVYDTGVRPGTVPESSRRRTNREDWIAEHMALHWRERYESVERAGRTRWVSMRKRRLSSGIGILSISDVSDQKKRDEQLQTDLERVELTEQILDAQPNPICVKDRNLNYIAVNRAFCLIHDLPQDAILGRSAWDLVESELAERFEQSDRMVLETGKPYSQAEHIVRADGSDLWVLTRKYRVGMPGRHFVVTCMNDVTDIADLHQSSDEAPAEVGLQIRDYSIFAAAQNFYDPFRALNVQQLVEAGSMIETLPARGLRVLVATADRAMEGRLVARLRGSGLDACAVRDAGELRAFGLAVEDAGVKLDVLLLDLAFSERQQVVSAWRHCPILPLSAQQDGAAVLAEVFRVCSERTTTSATLQPDWSLSFEGEGIAAPPPAPQVDVLVAEDNQINQFVFTQILEGLGVSHRIAANGREAVELWHELQPALVLMDVSMPIMNGFDATVAIRSAENSRGQKTPIIGVTAQALDIDLQQCKASGMDDHIMKPVSPDMIEAVLRKFMPAKAMRTAG, via the coding sequence ATGAGCGATGGGGCGTCGAACGGCGCGGACATCAACCGGATCATTCTGGAGTCGAGTTGCGACGCACTCGGCATCGCTGTGCTTGTCTGCAGTCGGGACGACACCATTCTCTTTGCCAGCCGCACGATGCTGCAATTCTTCCCGGTGCCTTCGGAAATCCTGATGCCCGGCACGCGCCTTCGAGACTTTCTCGGCGCAGTCTATGACACCGGCGTTCGCCCCGGCACCGTTCCCGAAAGCAGCCGCCGCCGCACCAACCGCGAGGACTGGATCGCCGAACACATGGCGTTGCACTGGCGCGAGCGTTACGAAAGCGTCGAACGCGCCGGCCGTACCCGCTGGGTTTCGATGCGCAAGCGTCGGCTGTCGAGCGGTATCGGCATCCTGTCGATCAGCGACGTTTCCGATCAGAAGAAGCGCGACGAGCAGCTTCAGACGGATCTGGAGCGCGTCGAGTTGACCGAACAGATCCTCGACGCCCAGCCCAACCCGATCTGCGTCAAGGACCGCAATCTCAACTATATCGCCGTCAACAGGGCCTTCTGCTTGATCCATGATCTGCCGCAGGATGCCATTCTCGGCCGTTCCGCCTGGGATCTGGTCGAAAGCGAGCTTGCTGAACGTTTCGAGCAGTCCGACCGTATGGTGCTCGAGACCGGCAAGCCATACTCGCAGGCCGAGCACATCGTGCGCGCAGACGGCAGCGATCTTTGGGTGCTCACGCGCAAGTACCGCGTCGGCATGCCCGGCCGTCATTTCGTCGTTACCTGCATGAACGACGTGACCGATATCGCCGACTTGCATCAGAGTAGCGATGAAGCTCCAGCCGAGGTCGGCCTGCAGATCCGCGATTACAGCATCTTCGCTGCGGCGCAGAACTTCTACGACCCCTTCCGGGCGCTGAACGTCCAGCAGCTTGTGGAAGCGGGGTCGATGATCGAGACCTTGCCCGCCCGCGGCCTCCGTGTTCTGGTCGCCACCGCCGACCGGGCGATGGAGGGCCGGCTCGTCGCGCGCCTGCGCGGTTCCGGGCTCGATGCCTGCGCCGTTCGCGATGCGGGCGAGCTTCGTGCCTTCGGACTTGCGGTCGAAGACGCCGGCGTCAAGCTCGATGTCCTGCTGCTCGACCTGGCGTTTTCCGAGAGACAGCAGGTCGTTTCGGCCTGGCGTCACTGCCCGATCCTGCCGCTGTCGGCGCAGCAGGACGGTGCTGCGGTACTGGCCGAAGTGTTTCGCGTCTGCTCCGAGCGGACAACGACGTCCGCGACGCTACAGCCGGATTGGTCGCTGTCGTTTGAAGGCGAGGGGATCGCCGCACCGCCGCCGGCGCCCCAGGTCGACGTGCTCGTTGCCGAAGACAATCAGATCAACCAGTTCGTGTTCACGCAGATCCTGGAGGGGCTCGGCGTCTCGCATCGGATCGCCGCCAATGGCCGCGAGGCCGTCGAGCTCTGGCACGAGCTGCAACCGGCCCTGGTGCTGATGGACGTATCGATGCCGATCATGAACGGCTTCGATGCGACGGTTGCCATAAGGTCGGCAGAGAACAGCAGAGGACAGAAAACGCCGATCATCGGTGTTACCGCGCAGGCGCTGGATATCGACCTGCAGCAGTGCAAGGCATCGGGCATGGACGACCATATCATGAAGCCCGTGAGCCCGGACATGATCGAGGCGGTCTTAAGAAAATTCATGCCGGCGAAGGCGATGCGAACGGCAGGTTGA
- the lpxK gene encoding tetraacyldisaccharide 4'-kinase: protein MVSEAPPFWWTKADWRARALWPFSWVYGRIAGLRMDRAHRASVPVPVICIGNFTVGGAGKTPTAIALARVIRQKGLKPGFLSRGYGGSLDVTTVVDPEHHRARDVGDEPLLLAREALTVVCRRRVDGARRLVKEGVDIIIMDDGFQSARLAFDFALLVIDSRRGIGNGYLVPAGPVRAPLPNQLRHATALLKIGGGTEADALIRRAARAGKQIYEAEVVRLDDGSLKGVKVLAWAGIADPEKFYRTVRETGALVEETRSFPDHHHFSDDEIADLLDRAAALGCTLVTTAKDMVRLEPGHGRAAELASASRVIEIDVRFDDPMAPSKIIETSLAAARARKLREGMSK, encoded by the coding sequence ATGGTATCGGAAGCGCCACCATTCTGGTGGACAAAGGCGGATTGGCGTGCTCGCGCGTTGTGGCCGTTTTCATGGGTCTATGGCCGGATTGCCGGTCTGCGCATGGACCGCGCCCACCGCGCATCGGTTCCCGTGCCGGTCATCTGCATCGGCAATTTCACCGTCGGCGGTGCCGGCAAGACCCCGACGGCGATCGCGCTTGCCCGCGTCATCCGCCAGAAAGGGCTGAAGCCCGGGTTCTTGAGCCGCGGTTACGGCGGCTCGCTCGACGTGACGACCGTCGTCGACCCGGAGCATCATCGCGCGCGCGACGTCGGCGATGAACCCTTGCTGCTGGCGCGCGAGGCGTTGACCGTCGTCTGCCGCCGCCGTGTCGACGGCGCCCGCCGCCTGGTGAAGGAAGGCGTCGATATCATCATCATGGACGATGGCTTCCAGAGCGCACGGCTCGCCTTCGACTTTGCACTTTTGGTCATCGACTCGCGCCGTGGCATCGGCAACGGTTATCTAGTGCCGGCGGGGCCGGTGCGGGCGCCGCTGCCCAACCAGTTGCGCCACGCAACGGCACTGCTGAAGATCGGCGGCGGCACGGAGGCCGACGCCCTGATCCGCCGCGCAGCCCGTGCCGGAAAGCAGATCTACGAGGCCGAAGTGGTGAGGCTCGATGATGGATCGCTAAAAGGCGTCAAGGTCCTTGCCTGGGCCGGTATCGCCGATCCGGAGAAATTCTACCGCACGGTGCGCGAGACCGGTGCCCTCGTCGAGGAAACCCGCAGTTTTCCGGATCATCATCATTTTTCCGACGACGAGATCGCCGACCTGCTCGATCGAGCGGCGGCTCTCGGCTGCACGCTTGTCACGACCGCCAAGGACATGGTCCGGCTCGAGCCCGGTCATGGCCGCGCCGCCGAACTGGCCTCTGCAAGCCGGGTGATCGAAATCGACGTGCGTTTCGACGATCCCATGGCGCCGTCAAAAATCATCGAGACGTCGCTTGCTGCCGCGCGCGCCCGCAAGCTGCGCGAAGGCATGAGCAAGTAA
- the waaA gene encoding lipid IV(A) 3-deoxy-D-manno-octulosonic acid transferase, with amino-acid sequence MSSFRARLALSSYRWIGSAIYPLVWSYLAIRAAKGKEDPARRRERYGHASAPRPQGPLVWFHAASVGETNAVIPLIKEIRRRGINVVLTTGTTTSARVVAQRLGTGVIHQYVPLDFKPAVSRFLNYWEPDLAIIAESEIWPMTILELGRRHIPQVLVNGRLSDRTFARWKRRPALADALFENLALVIAQSDVDAERFRTLGALPVMVSGNLKVDTDAPPHDPLALKEYQQQIGSRRTWAAISTFDGEENAAGVVHRALKERTGLLTIIVPRHPERSDAIEAALVAKGLKVARRTRRDPLTPDVDVFLGDTIGEMGLYLRLTEVAFVGRSLFAEGGQNPLEPAMLGCAILSGGNVQNFRETYQTLAKNGSAKIVRDVEMLAKGVNYLLANDDMRRSMIDAGLETVQEMRGALSATMKGLEPYINPLIVKARLNPPTES; translated from the coding sequence ATGAGCAGCTTTCGCGCGCGCCTGGCGCTCTCCAGCTACCGCTGGATCGGCTCGGCCATCTATCCCCTGGTTTGGTCCTACCTTGCCATTCGCGCGGCGAAGGGCAAGGAGGATCCCGCGCGCCGTCGCGAGCGCTACGGCCATGCGAGCGCACCACGGCCGCAGGGCCCGCTGGTCTGGTTTCACGCCGCCAGTGTCGGCGAGACCAACGCGGTCATCCCGCTGATCAAGGAAATCCGCAGGCGCGGCATCAATGTCGTGCTGACCACGGGAACGACGACCTCGGCCCGTGTCGTTGCCCAGCGCCTGGGAACAGGCGTCATCCACCAGTATGTCCCGCTCGATTTCAAGCCGGCGGTCAGCCGGTTCCTGAACTATTGGGAGCCGGATCTGGCAATCATCGCCGAGTCCGAAATCTGGCCGATGACGATCCTGGAGCTCGGCCGGCGCCATATTCCGCAGGTTCTGGTGAATGGCCGTCTGTCCGATCGTACCTTCGCCCGGTGGAAGCGGCGGCCGGCGCTCGCCGATGCGCTCTTTGAAAACCTGGCGCTGGTCATTGCCCAGTCCGACGTCGATGCGGAGCGCTTCCGCACGCTCGGCGCGCTGCCGGTCATGGTCTCCGGCAATCTGAAGGTCGATACCGACGCGCCGCCGCATGATCCGCTGGCGCTCAAGGAATACCAGCAGCAGATCGGCTCGCGGAGGACCTGGGCGGCGATCTCGACCTTCGATGGCGAGGAAAACGCTGCCGGCGTCGTGCATCGCGCGCTGAAGGAACGGACCGGCCTGCTGACAATCATCGTGCCACGCCATCCCGAGCGCAGCGATGCAATCGAGGCGGCGCTGGTGGCCAAGGGCCTGAAGGTCGCGCGCCGCACGCGGCGCGATCCGCTGACGCCGGATGTCGATGTCTTCCTCGGGGATACCATCGGTGAAATGGGCCTCTATCTACGCCTGACCGAAGTCGCCTTTGTCGGCCGTTCGCTCTTTGCCGAAGGCGGCCAGAACCCGCTCGAGCCGGCGATGCTCGGCTGCGCGATCCTCTCCGGCGGCAATGTCCAGAATTTTCGCGAGACCTATCAGACGCTTGCAAAGAACGGCAGCGCAAAGATCGTGCGCGACGTCGAGATGCTGGCGAAGGGCGTCAACTATCTGCTCGCCAACGACGACATGCGTCGCTCGATGATCGATGCCGGCCTTGAAACCGTGCAAGAGATGCGCGGTGCTCTGTCGGCGACGATGAAGGGGCTCGAACCTTACATCAATCCGCTCATCGTCAAAGCGCGCCTCAATCCGCCGACCGAAAGCTGA